A single genomic interval of Canis lupus dingo isolate Sandy chromosome 6, ASM325472v2, whole genome shotgun sequence harbors:
- the MAPK8IP3 gene encoding C-Jun-amino-terminal kinase-interacting protein 3 isoform X14: protein MMEIQMDEGGGVVVYQDDYCSGSVMSERVSGLAGSIYREFERLIHCYDEEVVKELMPLVVNVLENLDSVLSENQEHEVELELLREDNEQLLTQYEREKALRKQAEEKFIEFEDALEQEKKELQVQVEQYEFQTRQLELKAKNYADQISRLEERESEMKKEYNALHQRHTEMIQTYVEHIERSKMQQVGGNSQTEGSLPGRSRKERPTSLNVFPLAEGMCPQDEMSESGQSSAAATPSTTGTKSNTPTSSVPSAAVTPLNESLQPLGDYGAGTKGSKRAREKRNSRNMEVQVTQEMRNVSIGMGSSDEWSDVQDIIDSTPELDMSREPRLDRTGNSPTQGIVNKAFGINTDSLYHELSTAGSEVIGDVDEGADLLGEFSVRHDFFGMGKEVGNLLLENSQLLETKNALNVVKNDLIAKVDQLSGEQEVLKGDLEAARQAKLRLEGRIKDLEEELRRVKSEAIIARREPKEEVEDVSSYLCTELDKIPMAQRRRFTRVEMARVLMERNQYKERLMELQEAVRWTEMIRASREHPSVQEKKKSTIWQFFSRLFSSSSSPPPAKRSYPSVNIHYKSPTTAGFSQRRSHAMCQISAGSRPLEFFPDDDCTSSARREQKREQYRQVREHVRNDDGRLQACGWSLPAKYKQLSPNGGQEDTRMKNVPVPVYCRPLVEKDPTMKLWCAAGVNLSGWKPSEEDSGNGVKPVPGRDPLTCDREVEGESKSNHTSPEKKAKELPEPDATSSRVWILTSTLTTSKVVIIDANQPGTVVDQFTVCNAHVLCISSIPAASDSDYPPGEIFLDSDVNPEDSSADGVLAGITLVGCATRCNVPRSNCSSRGDTPVLDKGQGEVATVANGKVNPSQSTEEATEATEVPDSGPSEVEAAAVRPGPLTEHVFTDLAPAPAPSAQPGSENGSEADTSGVQPEPEPSADPAGASTSAAPTMWLGAQNGWLYVHSAVANWKKCLHSIKLKDSVLSLVHVKGRVLVALADGTLAIFHRGEDSQWDLSNYHLMDLGHPHHSIRCMAVVCDRVWCGYKNKVHVIQPKTMQIEKSFDAHPRRESQVRQLAWIGDGVWVSIRLDSTLRLYHAHTHQHLQDVDIEPYVSKMLGTGKLGFSFVRITALLIAGNRLWVGTGNGVVISIPLTETVVLHRGQLLGLRANKTSPTSGEGARPGGVIHVYGDDSSDKSASSFIPYCSMAQAQLCFHGHRDAVKFFVSVPGNVLATLNGSVLDSPSESPGPAAPASDAEGQLKNVLVLSGGEGYIDFRIGDGEDDDTEESTGDVNQVKHLLSKAERSHIIVWQVSYSPE from the exons AAATTCATTGAGTTTGAAGATGCCTtggaacaagagaagaaagagctGCAAGTCCAAGTGGAACAGTATGAGTTTCAGACCCGCCAGCTGGAACTGAAGGCCAAGAACTATGCAGATCAGa TTTCCCGGTTGGAGGAGCGAGAGTCGGAGATGAAGAAGGAGTATAACGCTCTGCATCAGCGGCACACAGAG ATGATCCAGACCTACGTGGAACATATCGAGAGGTCCAAGATGCAGCAAGTCGGGGGAAACAGCCAAACTGAGGGTAGCCTGCCGGGGAGGAG CAGGAAGGAGCGCCCCACCTCTCTGAATGTCTTCCCCCTGGCCGAGGGCATG TGTCCACAGGACGAGATGTCCGAGTCCGGCCAGTCCTCGGCGGCTGCCACACCCAGCACCACCGGCACCAAGTCCAACACACCCACGTCCTCCGTGCCCTCGGCTGCCGTCACACCGCTCAACGAGAGCCTGCAGCCCCTGGGGGACTATGGTGCCGGCACGAAGGGCAGCAAGCGGGCCCGGGAGAAGCGCAACAGCCGCAACATGGAGGTCCAGGTCACGCAGGAGATGCGGAACGTCAGCATAG GCATGGGCAGCAGTGATGAGTGGTCTGATGTTCAAGACATTATCGATTCCACCCCAGAGCTGGACATGAGTCGGGAACCCCGCCTTGATCGCACGGGCAACAG CCCGACCCAGGGGATCGTGAACAAGGCTTTTGGCATCAACACTGACTCCCTGTACCACGAGCTGTCAACCGCAGGGTCAGAAGTCATTGGGGACGTGGATGAAGGAGCTGACCTGCTAG GGGAGTTCTCAG TGCGCCATGATTTCTTTG GAATGGGCAAGgaagtggggaatctgcttctggAGAACTCACAGCTTCTGGAAACCAA AAATGCTCTGAATGTGGTGAAGAATGACCTCATTGCCAAGGTGGACCAGCTGTCTGGGGAGCAGGAAGTGCTCAAGGGGGACTTGGAAGCCGCCAGACAGGCCAAACTCCGGCTGGAGGGCCGCATCAAGGAcctggaggaggagctgaggaG AGTGAAGTCGGAGGCCATCATCGCCCGCCGTGAGCCCAAAGAAGAGGTGGAGGATGTAAGCAGCTATCTCTGTACAGAATTG GACAAGATCCCCATGGCACAGCGCCGCCGCTTCACACGGGTGGAGATGGCCCGTGTGCTCATGGAGCGCAACCAGTACAAGGAGAGGTTGATGGAGCTCCAGGAGGCCGTGCGGTGGACTGAGATGATTAG aGCATCCCGAGAACATCCGTCTGTCCAGGAGAAGAAGAAGTCCACCATCTGGCAGTT CTTCAGCCGCCTCTtcagctcctcctccagcccccctccGGCCAAGCGGTCCTACCCGTCAGTGAACATCCATTACAAGTCGCCCACCACAGCCGGCTTCAGCCAGCGCCGCAGCCACGCGATGTGCCAGATCTCGGCTGGCAGCCGACCTCTGGAGTTCTTCCCCGATGA tgACTGCACGTCCTCCGCCCGCCGGGAGCAGAAGCGTGAGCAGTACCGCCAGGTGCGCGAGCACGTGCGCAATGACGACGGGCGGCTGCAGGCCTGCGGCTGGAGCCTGCCGGCCAAGTACAAGCAG CTGAGTCCGAacggaggccaggaggacacGCGGATGAAGAACGTGCCCGTCCCCGTGTACTGCCGCCCTCTTGTGGAGAAAGACCCAACCATGAAG CTGTGGTGTGCTGCCGGCGTCAACCTGAGTGGCTGGAAACCCAGTGAGGAGGACTCTGGGAACGGAGTCAAGCCGGTGCCGGGCCGTGACCCTCTGACCTGCGACCGGGAAGTGgaaggagagagcaagagcaatCACACGTCCCCCGAGAAGAAG GCCAAAGAGCTCCCTGAGCCAGACGCCACCTCCAGCCGCGTGTGGATCCTCACCAGCACCCTGACCACCAGCAAAGTGGTCATCATTGACGCCAACCAGCCAGGCACCGTGGTGGACCAGTTCACCGTCTGCAACGCCCATGTCCTGTGCATCTCCAGCATCCCAG CGGCCAGTGACAGTGACTACCCTCCGGGGGAGATCTTCCTGGACAGCGATGTGAACCCTGAGGACTCCAGTGCCGACGGCGTGCTGGCGGGCATCACCCTGGTGGGCTGTGCCACTCGCTGCAATGTGCCACGCAGCAACTGCTCCTCCCGAGGGGACACCCCAGTGCTGGACAAGGGCCAGG GGGAGGTGGCTACTGTCGCCAACGGGAAGGTCAACCCATCTCAGTCCACGGAGGAGGCCACAGAGGCCACAGAGGTGCCAGACTCTGGGCCCAGTGAGGTGGAGGCAGCTGCGGTGCGGCCTGGGCCCCTCACAGAGCACGTCTTCACCGAcctggcccccgccccagcccccagtGCGCAGCCTGGCAG TGAGAACGGGTCAGAGGCCGACACCAGTGGTGTGCAACCCGAGCCAGAGCCCAGCGCAGACCCTGCGGGGGCCAGCACCAGTGCTGCCCCCACGATGTGGCTGGGAGCCCAGAACGGCTG GCTCTATGTGCACTCAGCCGTGGCCAACTGGAAGAAGTGTCTGCACTCCATCAAGCTGAAGGACTCCGTGCTGAGCCTGGT GCACGTGAAAGGGCGAGTGCTGGTGGCTCTGGCAGATGGGACTCTGGCCATCTTCCACCGAGGCGAAG ACAGCCAGTGGGACCTGAGCAACTACCACCTGATGGACCTGGGCCACCCACACCACTCCATCCGCTGCATGGCTGTCGTGTGTGACCGTGTCTGGTGTGGCTACAAGAACAAAGTGCACGTTATCCAGCCCAAGACCATGCAGATTGAG AAGTCATTTGATGCCCACCCGCGGCGGGAGAGCCAGGTGCGGCAGCTGGCATGGATCGGGGATGGGGTGTGGGTGTCCATCCGCCTGGATTCCACGCTGCGTCTCTACCACGCCCACACCCACCAGCACCTGCAGGATGTGGACATCGAGCCCTACGTCAGCAAGATGCTGG gcACAGGCAAGCTGGGCTTCTCCTTCGTGCGGATCACGGCCCTGCTCATCGCGGGCAACCGCCTCTGGGTGGGCACTGGCAACGGAGTGGTCATCTCCATCCCGCTGACCGAGA ccgTGGTCCTGCACCGAGGCCAGCTCCTGGGGCTCCGAG CCAACAAGACATCCCCCACCTCTGGGGAGGGGGCCCGCCCCGGGGGCGTCATCCATGTGTATGGTGACGACAGCAGTGACAAATCGGCCAGCAGCTTCATCCCCTACTGCTCCAtggcccaggcccagctctgctTCCATGGGCACCGCGACGCCGTCAAATTCTTCGTGTCGGTGCCAG GGAACGTGTTGGCCACTCTCAATGGCAGTGTGCTTGACAGCCCATCCGAGAGCCCGGGGCCCGCCGCCCCTGCCTCCGATGCCGAGGGCCAGCTGAAGAACGTGCTGGTGCTGAGCGGCGGGGAGGGCTACATTGACTTCCGCATCG GGGACGGAGAGGATGACGACACAGAGGAGAGCACCGGGGACGTGAACCAGGTGAAGCACCTGCTGTCCAAGGCGGAGCGCAGCCACATCATCGTGTGGCAGGTGTCCTACAGCCCTGAGTGa
- the MAPK8IP3 gene encoding C-Jun-amino-terminal kinase-interacting protein 3 isoform X2 translates to MMEIQMDEGGGVVVYQDDYCSGSVMSERVSGLAGSIYREFERLIHCYDEEVVKELMPLVVNVLENLDSVLSENQEHEVELELLREDNEQLLTQYEREKALRKQAEEKFIEFEDALEQEKKELQVQVEQYEFQTRQLELKAKNYADQISRLEERESEMKKEYNALHQRHTEMIQTYVEHIERSKMQQVGGNSQTEGSLPGRSPRQSWRKRKERPTSLNVFPLAEGMVRAQMGGKLAPAGDHWHPSDLSSSYQCPQDEMSESGQSSAAATPSTTGTKSNTPTSSVPSAAVTPLNESLQPLGDYGAGTKGSKRAREKRNSRNMEVQVTQEMRNVSIGMGSSDEWSDVQDIIDSTPELDMSREPRLDRTGNSPTQGIVNKAFGINTDSLYHELSTAGSEVIGDVDEGADLLGEFSVRHDFFGMGKEVGNLLLENSQLLETKNALNVVKNDLIAKVDQLSGEQEVLKGDLEAARQAKLRLEGRIKDLEEELRRVKSEAIIARREPKEEVEDVSSYLCTELDKIPMAQRRRFTRVEMARVLMERNQYKERLMELQEAVRWTEMIRASREHPSVQEKKKSTIWQFFSRLFSSSSSPPPAKRSYPSVNIHYKSPTTAGFSQRRSHAMCQISAGSRPLEFFPDDDCTSSARREQKREQYRQVREHVRNDDGRLQACGWSLPAKYKQLSPNGGQEDTRMKNVPVPVYCRPLVEKDPTMKLWCAAGVNLSGWKPSEEDSGNGVKPVPGRDPLTCDREVEGESKSNHTSPEKKAKELPEPDATSSRVWILTSTLTTSKVVIIDANQPGTVVDQFTVCNAHVLCISSIPAASDSDYPPGEIFLDSDVNPEDSSADGVLAGITLVGCATRCNVPRSNCSSRGDTPVLDKGQGEVATVANGKVNPSQSTEEATEATEVPDSGPSEVEAAAVRPGPLTEHVFTDLAPAPAPSAQPGSENGSEADTSGVQPEPEPSADPAGASTSAAPTMWLGAQNGWLYVHSAVANWKKCLHSIKLKDSVLSLVHVKGRVLVALADGTLAIFHRGEDSQWDLSNYHLMDLGHPHHSIRCMAVVCDRVWCGYKNKVHVIQPKTMQIEKSFDAHPRRESQVRQLAWIGDGVWVSIRLDSTLRLYHAHTHQHLQDVDIEPYVSKMLGTGKLGFSFVRITALLIAGNRLWVGTGNGVVISIPLTETVVLHRGQLLGLRANKTSPTSGEGARPGGVIHVYGDDSSDKSASSFIPYCSMAQAQLCFHGHRDAVKFFVSVPGNVLATLNGSVLDSPSESPGPAAPASDAEGQLKNVLVLSGGEGYIDFRIGDGEDDDTEESTGDVNQVKHLLSKAERSHIIVWQVSYSPE, encoded by the exons AAATTCATTGAGTTTGAAGATGCCTtggaacaagagaagaaagagctGCAAGTCCAAGTGGAACAGTATGAGTTTCAGACCCGCCAGCTGGAACTGAAGGCCAAGAACTATGCAGATCAGa TTTCCCGGTTGGAGGAGCGAGAGTCGGAGATGAAGAAGGAGTATAACGCTCTGCATCAGCGGCACACAGAG ATGATCCAGACCTACGTGGAACATATCGAGAGGTCCAAGATGCAGCAAGTCGGGGGAAACAGCCAAACTGAGGGTAGCCTGCCGGGGAGGAG TCCTCGCCAGTCGTGGAGGAAAAG GAAGGAGCGCCCCACCTCTCTGAATGTCTTCCCCCTGGCCGAGGGCATGGTACGTGCACAGATGGGGGGCAAGCTCGCGCCTGCGGGGGACCACTGGCACCCGAGTGACCTCAGCTCCAGCTACCAG TGTCCACAGGACGAGATGTCCGAGTCCGGCCAGTCCTCGGCGGCTGCCACACCCAGCACCACCGGCACCAAGTCCAACACACCCACGTCCTCCGTGCCCTCGGCTGCCGTCACACCGCTCAACGAGAGCCTGCAGCCCCTGGGGGACTATGGTGCCGGCACGAAGGGCAGCAAGCGGGCCCGGGAGAAGCGCAACAGCCGCAACATGGAGGTCCAGGTCACGCAGGAGATGCGGAACGTCAGCATAG GCATGGGCAGCAGTGATGAGTGGTCTGATGTTCAAGACATTATCGATTCCACCCCAGAGCTGGACATGAGTCGGGAACCCCGCCTTGATCGCACGGGCAACAG CCCGACCCAGGGGATCGTGAACAAGGCTTTTGGCATCAACACTGACTCCCTGTACCACGAGCTGTCAACCGCAGGGTCAGAAGTCATTGGGGACGTGGATGAAGGAGCTGACCTGCTAG GGGAGTTCTCAG TGCGCCATGATTTCTTTG GAATGGGCAAGgaagtggggaatctgcttctggAGAACTCACAGCTTCTGGAAACCAA AAATGCTCTGAATGTGGTGAAGAATGACCTCATTGCCAAGGTGGACCAGCTGTCTGGGGAGCAGGAAGTGCTCAAGGGGGACTTGGAAGCCGCCAGACAGGCCAAACTCCGGCTGGAGGGCCGCATCAAGGAcctggaggaggagctgaggaG AGTGAAGTCGGAGGCCATCATCGCCCGCCGTGAGCCCAAAGAAGAGGTGGAGGATGTAAGCAGCTATCTCTGTACAGAATTG GACAAGATCCCCATGGCACAGCGCCGCCGCTTCACACGGGTGGAGATGGCCCGTGTGCTCATGGAGCGCAACCAGTACAAGGAGAGGTTGATGGAGCTCCAGGAGGCCGTGCGGTGGACTGAGATGATTAG aGCATCCCGAGAACATCCGTCTGTCCAGGAGAAGAAGAAGTCCACCATCTGGCAGTT CTTCAGCCGCCTCTtcagctcctcctccagcccccctccGGCCAAGCGGTCCTACCCGTCAGTGAACATCCATTACAAGTCGCCCACCACAGCCGGCTTCAGCCAGCGCCGCAGCCACGCGATGTGCCAGATCTCGGCTGGCAGCCGACCTCTGGAGTTCTTCCCCGATGA tgACTGCACGTCCTCCGCCCGCCGGGAGCAGAAGCGTGAGCAGTACCGCCAGGTGCGCGAGCACGTGCGCAATGACGACGGGCGGCTGCAGGCCTGCGGCTGGAGCCTGCCGGCCAAGTACAAGCAG CTGAGTCCGAacggaggccaggaggacacGCGGATGAAGAACGTGCCCGTCCCCGTGTACTGCCGCCCTCTTGTGGAGAAAGACCCAACCATGAAG CTGTGGTGTGCTGCCGGCGTCAACCTGAGTGGCTGGAAACCCAGTGAGGAGGACTCTGGGAACGGAGTCAAGCCGGTGCCGGGCCGTGACCCTCTGACCTGCGACCGGGAAGTGgaaggagagagcaagagcaatCACACGTCCCCCGAGAAGAAG GCCAAAGAGCTCCCTGAGCCAGACGCCACCTCCAGCCGCGTGTGGATCCTCACCAGCACCCTGACCACCAGCAAAGTGGTCATCATTGACGCCAACCAGCCAGGCACCGTGGTGGACCAGTTCACCGTCTGCAACGCCCATGTCCTGTGCATCTCCAGCATCCCAG CGGCCAGTGACAGTGACTACCCTCCGGGGGAGATCTTCCTGGACAGCGATGTGAACCCTGAGGACTCCAGTGCCGACGGCGTGCTGGCGGGCATCACCCTGGTGGGCTGTGCCACTCGCTGCAATGTGCCACGCAGCAACTGCTCCTCCCGAGGGGACACCCCAGTGCTGGACAAGGGCCAGG GGGAGGTGGCTACTGTCGCCAACGGGAAGGTCAACCCATCTCAGTCCACGGAGGAGGCCACAGAGGCCACAGAGGTGCCAGACTCTGGGCCCAGTGAGGTGGAGGCAGCTGCGGTGCGGCCTGGGCCCCTCACAGAGCACGTCTTCACCGAcctggcccccgccccagcccccagtGCGCAGCCTGGCAG TGAGAACGGGTCAGAGGCCGACACCAGTGGTGTGCAACCCGAGCCAGAGCCCAGCGCAGACCCTGCGGGGGCCAGCACCAGTGCTGCCCCCACGATGTGGCTGGGAGCCCAGAACGGCTG GCTCTATGTGCACTCAGCCGTGGCCAACTGGAAGAAGTGTCTGCACTCCATCAAGCTGAAGGACTCCGTGCTGAGCCTGGT GCACGTGAAAGGGCGAGTGCTGGTGGCTCTGGCAGATGGGACTCTGGCCATCTTCCACCGAGGCGAAG ACAGCCAGTGGGACCTGAGCAACTACCACCTGATGGACCTGGGCCACCCACACCACTCCATCCGCTGCATGGCTGTCGTGTGTGACCGTGTCTGGTGTGGCTACAAGAACAAAGTGCACGTTATCCAGCCCAAGACCATGCAGATTGAG AAGTCATTTGATGCCCACCCGCGGCGGGAGAGCCAGGTGCGGCAGCTGGCATGGATCGGGGATGGGGTGTGGGTGTCCATCCGCCTGGATTCCACGCTGCGTCTCTACCACGCCCACACCCACCAGCACCTGCAGGATGTGGACATCGAGCCCTACGTCAGCAAGATGCTGG gcACAGGCAAGCTGGGCTTCTCCTTCGTGCGGATCACGGCCCTGCTCATCGCGGGCAACCGCCTCTGGGTGGGCACTGGCAACGGAGTGGTCATCTCCATCCCGCTGACCGAGA ccgTGGTCCTGCACCGAGGCCAGCTCCTGGGGCTCCGAG CCAACAAGACATCCCCCACCTCTGGGGAGGGGGCCCGCCCCGGGGGCGTCATCCATGTGTATGGTGACGACAGCAGTGACAAATCGGCCAGCAGCTTCATCCCCTACTGCTCCAtggcccaggcccagctctgctTCCATGGGCACCGCGACGCCGTCAAATTCTTCGTGTCGGTGCCAG GGAACGTGTTGGCCACTCTCAATGGCAGTGTGCTTGACAGCCCATCCGAGAGCCCGGGGCCCGCCGCCCCTGCCTCCGATGCCGAGGGCCAGCTGAAGAACGTGCTGGTGCTGAGCGGCGGGGAGGGCTACATTGACTTCCGCATCG GGGACGGAGAGGATGACGACACAGAGGAGAGCACCGGGGACGTGAACCAGGTGAAGCACCTGCTGTCCAAGGCGGAGCGCAGCCACATCATCGTGTGGCAGGTGTCCTACAGCCCTGAGTGa